A stretch of DNA from Fibrobacter sp.:
AGAGACCGTGATGTTCAAGGGCGGGGCTCTGATCTCATTTATTTACGAAAGAGATGGGAAGTCTCAAAAAGGCAGCCTCTCTGAAGTTTTTCGTGCGGGTGACAGAATCCAGATTATATATAATTCTCCCAGGGATTGGTATGTTGCCCTTTTAAGTATAGATCAAAGCGGCACCATATCTTTCTATCATCCCGATCAGAAATCTATCACCTGCAGCGTACCATCAGGAAAAGGAAATGATCTGTATTTCCCGGGGAGCATAATTCTTGATAATTCCTCAGGGGGTGAACTGGTTGTGGCTGTTTTCTCGCATTCACCTCTGAAGACTTCCGATGTGAAAGAATCTGTATCGGCTATAGCTAAAAAACACAGCTCTTTAAGTGATATTGAAGCTGCAATCAGCAAGTTCTCTTTTTCAAAAGGAAGTCAGACTGCCACACTTCTCCTGAGAAAAGAGTAGGGAATGCTTCGCACAGTATTGTTTCTTATTCTTTTTCTGCTGCTTCAGAACGTGTCTGCGTACAGATATGCACTGCTTATTGGGCAGAACGACGGCGGAAGCAGTGTGGGGAAACTGCGATTTGCTGAAGAGGACACAAAACGCTTTGCTGATCTACTTGTGAAACTGGCTGACTTTAAAAAGAGTAATGTGATTACGGCCCTTAATCCGGACAGTTCTGATCTCCGGCACCACCTTGACAAAGCCAGAAAACTACTTCTTTCGGACAGTGATCCGGGCAACTGTCTTTTTCTGCTTTATTATTCAGGTCATGCTGACGGGCAGAATCTTTTGCTGAAAGACACAAAATTTTCA
This window harbors:
- a CDS encoding DUF4384 domain-containing protein, whose translation is PFWQKYLSPAFARPVLVPVVCLLLIIAAIPVVNTIAFNSGRETVMFKGGALISFIYERDGKSQKGSLSEVFRAGDRIQIIYNSPRDWYVALLSIDQSGTISFYHPDQKSITCSVPSGKGNDLYFPGSIILDNSSGGELVVAVFSHSPLKTSDVKESVSAIAKKHSSLSDIEAAISKFSFSKGSQTATLLLRKE